A genomic stretch from Carbonactinospora thermoautotrophica includes:
- a CDS encoding YciI family protein, translating into MAKYVAQLEFTDPARRLEVRSAHREYCRELFARGSLVMAGPWADETGALLVYEAADEAAARELLAKDPYTLADVYRLVLFREWRQVLP; encoded by the coding sequence GTGGCGAAGTACGTGGCCCAGCTCGAGTTCACCGACCCCGCCCGCCGGCTGGAGGTCCGGTCGGCCCATCGCGAGTACTGTCGCGAGCTGTTCGCGCGGGGCAGCCTGGTCATGGCCGGCCCGTGGGCGGACGAGACCGGGGCGCTGCTCGTGTACGAGGCGGCGGATGAGGCCGCGGCGCGCGAACTGCTGGCCAAGGACCCGTACACGCTGGCCGACGTGTACCGGCTGGTGCTCTTCCGGGAGTGGCGCCAGGTCCTGCCCTGA
- a CDS encoding citrate/2-methylcitrate synthase yields the protein MADKPARGLADVVAASTALSDIDGKAGRLFYRGYDIHDLAGRVSFEECVYLLQRGKLPNRAELDRFTAELAANRVLGKTVEALLPLVAQSGTPMEALRSLVSVLSADDPDAGDSSPEANERKALRLVAQMPVLVARYHAARTGTTVPEPDPELGIAGNFLLQITGKRPGEREARIFDECLVLHADHTMNASTFTARVIAATLSDMHSAITGAMGALRGPLHGGANEAVMKTLQSIEGGVDGVEAFVRETLGAGKKIMGFGHRVYKTEDPRATHLRKLSEELAEITGNRLYYDMSRKMEQVVKEVKGLYPNVDFYAASVYHYLGIPTDLFTPVFAISRMSGWTAHVMEQQADNRLIRPDSEYIGPRGQKWVPIDERP from the coding sequence ATGGCTGACAAGCCGGCTCGCGGCCTCGCCGATGTCGTCGCGGCGTCGACAGCGCTCTCCGACATCGACGGCAAGGCCGGCCGCCTTTTCTACCGCGGCTACGACATCCACGACCTGGCTGGGCGCGTCTCCTTCGAGGAGTGTGTGTACCTGCTCCAGCGGGGCAAGCTTCCGAACCGTGCCGAGCTCGACCGGTTCACCGCCGAGCTGGCGGCGAACCGCGTGCTGGGGAAAACGGTCGAGGCCCTGCTCCCCCTGGTAGCCCAGTCCGGCACCCCCATGGAGGCGCTACGGTCGCTGGTGTCGGTGCTGTCCGCGGACGATCCGGACGCGGGTGACTCCTCGCCCGAGGCCAACGAGCGCAAGGCCCTGCGCCTGGTCGCCCAGATGCCGGTCCTGGTCGCCCGATACCACGCGGCGCGTACCGGTACGACCGTTCCGGAGCCCGACCCCGAGCTGGGGATCGCGGGCAACTTCCTGCTGCAGATCACCGGCAAGCGGCCGGGCGAGCGTGAGGCGCGGATCTTCGACGAGTGCCTGGTGCTGCACGCCGACCACACGATGAACGCCTCCACGTTCACCGCGCGCGTGATCGCCGCGACCCTGTCGGATATGCACTCGGCGATCACCGGCGCGATGGGCGCGCTGCGCGGTCCGCTGCACGGCGGCGCCAACGAGGCGGTGATGAAGACGCTGCAGTCGATCGAGGGCGGCGTCGACGGCGTCGAGGCGTTCGTACGCGAGACCCTGGGCGCCGGCAAGAAGATCATGGGTTTCGGCCACCGCGTGTACAAGACCGAGGACCCGCGGGCGACCCACCTGCGCAAGCTGTCGGAGGAGCTGGCCGAGATCACCGGTAACCGGCTCTACTACGACATGTCGCGCAAGATGGAGCAGGTCGTCAAGGAGGTCAAAGGGCTGTACCCGAACGTGGACTTCTACGCGGCCAGCGTCTACCACTACCTGGGCATCCCCACCGACCTGTTCACCCCGGTGTTCGCGATCTCCCGGATGTCCGGCTGGACCGCGCACGTGATGGAGCAGCAAGCGGACAACCGGCTGATCCGTCCGGACAGCGAGTACATCGGTCCGCGCGGCCAGAAGTGGGTGCCTATCGACGAGCGGCCCTGA
- a CDS encoding bifunctional methylenetetrahydrofolate dehydrogenase/methenyltetrahydrofolate cyclohydrolase, whose amino-acid sequence MTAQILDGKATAAAIRDELRRRVAALRERGVAPGLGTVLVGDDPGSRSYVAGKHRDCAAVGIASIQRELPADATQAEVEAVVRELNEDPACTGYIVQLPLPKGLDANRVLELMDPAKDADGLHPTNLGRLVLGQPAPLPCTPRGIVELLRRYDVKIAGAEVVVIGRGVTVGRPLGLLLTRRSENATVTLCHTGTKDLARHVRQADIVVAAAGVPGLVTADMVKPGAVVLDVGITRTEAGLVGDVDPRVREVAGWVAPMPGGVGPMTRAMLLTNVVEAAEAS is encoded by the coding sequence GTGACTGCGCAAATTCTCGACGGCAAGGCGACGGCGGCGGCCATCCGGGACGAACTCCGGCGGCGGGTGGCGGCGCTGCGCGAGCGCGGCGTGGCGCCGGGGCTCGGCACCGTCCTCGTCGGCGACGACCCGGGCAGCCGCTCCTACGTGGCCGGCAAGCACCGCGACTGCGCGGCGGTCGGCATCGCGAGCATCCAGCGCGAGCTGCCCGCCGACGCGACCCAGGCCGAGGTGGAGGCGGTGGTCCGGGAGCTGAACGAAGACCCGGCCTGCACCGGGTACATCGTGCAGCTACCGCTGCCCAAGGGCCTGGACGCCAATCGCGTGCTCGAGCTGATGGACCCGGCCAAGGACGCCGACGGGCTGCATCCGACCAACCTGGGCCGGCTGGTGCTGGGCCAGCCCGCGCCGCTGCCGTGCACTCCGCGGGGCATCGTGGAGCTGTTGCGCCGGTACGACGTGAAGATCGCCGGCGCGGAGGTCGTGGTCATCGGCCGTGGCGTGACCGTGGGCCGTCCGCTCGGTCTGCTGCTGACGCGCCGTAGCGAGAACGCCACCGTGACGCTGTGCCACACCGGGACCAAGGACCTGGCCCGCCACGTGCGGCAGGCGGACATCGTGGTGGCCGCGGCCGGGGTGCCGGGGCTCGTCACCGCCGACATGGTCAAGCCGGGAGCCGTCGTGCTCGATGTGGGTATCACCCGTACTGAGGCGGGTCTCGTCGGGGACGTCGACCCGCGGGTCCGTGAGGTCGCCGGATGGGTGGCCCCGATGCCCGGAGGTGTTGGCCCGATGACGCGCGCGATGCTGTTGACCAACGTGGTCGAGGCGGCCGAAGCGTCCTGA
- a CDS encoding serine/threonine-protein kinase, which translates to MVFGRIRGRRDGGGPDGVDAPPGYSQLEEIDHGGFSVVYRAHQDRFDRVVALKILTVPSLDEKAIRRFEMECRTMGRLSNHPNIVTVYDAGVTPMRRPYLAMEYCSGGSLQRRVDHAGPLDVAETLRVGIKIAGALHAAHQEGILHRDIKPQNILYTSFGEPALADFGIAQMAQPDATVTSAGFTIAHCAPEILEGKPASVATDVYAFGSTLYALLAGEPPFATEARAGLAPLIQRIMRNELPPLPRTDVPDALLEILYRSMSINPAERFQTAAEMGEALARVEPPKSAAGPAVFYRPDQATTVQPDQYHKPEPVYRQYVQPPRLTDQYVAPQAQPAVPSPTRPPDQYVPVQQPAPNSPPASTTGDSFLTPPSWERRDLKVPLIVAGAAAGLLAVGGLVWALLPDQGGEEPEFQAVQLPPDARAKFRPTQVTARSAGGKVTLRWSLPDAARQAGTGVLIQQSPGRQITLPGLPTQHTVTLPSKDRFCFTVAVLLDPAKSGGHDIASSSTTCVAG; encoded by the coding sequence GTGGTCTTCGGGCGAATCCGGGGCCGCCGCGACGGCGGCGGCCCAGACGGGGTCGACGCGCCGCCCGGGTACTCCCAGCTGGAGGAGATCGACCACGGTGGGTTCAGCGTGGTCTACCGGGCGCACCAGGACCGCTTCGACCGGGTCGTCGCGCTGAAGATCCTCACGGTGCCGTCGCTCGACGAGAAGGCGATCCGCCGGTTCGAGATGGAGTGCCGGACCATGGGCCGGCTCTCCAACCACCCGAACATCGTGACCGTCTACGACGCCGGCGTGACCCCGATGCGCCGGCCGTACCTCGCGATGGAGTACTGCTCCGGCGGCTCGCTGCAGCGACGGGTGGACCACGCCGGCCCTCTCGACGTCGCGGAGACGCTGCGGGTCGGCATCAAGATCGCCGGCGCCCTCCACGCCGCGCACCAGGAAGGCATCCTGCACCGCGACATCAAGCCGCAGAACATCCTGTACACCTCGTTCGGCGAGCCGGCGCTGGCCGACTTCGGCATCGCGCAGATGGCCCAGCCGGACGCCACGGTGACCAGCGCCGGCTTCACGATCGCGCACTGCGCGCCCGAGATCCTGGAGGGCAAGCCGGCGTCGGTCGCGACGGACGTCTACGCCTTCGGCTCGACGTTGTACGCGCTGCTCGCGGGTGAACCGCCGTTCGCGACCGAGGCGCGGGCCGGGCTCGCCCCGCTGATCCAGCGGATCATGCGGAACGAGCTGCCGCCGCTGCCGCGCACCGACGTGCCGGACGCGCTGCTCGAGATCCTGTACCGCTCGATGTCGATCAACCCGGCCGAGCGGTTCCAGACGGCGGCCGAGATGGGTGAGGCGCTGGCCCGCGTCGAGCCGCCCAAGAGCGCGGCGGGGCCGGCCGTGTTCTACCGGCCGGACCAGGCCACGACGGTCCAACCGGACCAGTACCACAAGCCGGAGCCGGTGTACCGCCAGTACGTCCAGCCGCCGCGGCTCACCGACCAGTACGTGGCGCCGCAGGCCCAGCCGGCCGTGCCCTCGCCGACGCGACCGCCGGACCAGTACGTCCCGGTGCAGCAGCCGGCGCCGAACTCGCCCCCGGCCAGCACCACCGGCGACAGCTTCCTCACCCCGCCCTCGTGGGAGCGGCGCGACCTGAAGGTGCCCCTGATCGTCGCGGGCGCGGCGGCCGGCCTGCTCGCCGTCGGCGGGCTGGTGTGGGCGCTGCTGCCGGACCAGGGCGGCGAGGAGCCGGAGTTCCAGGCCGTGCAGCTCCCGCCGGACGCGCGGGCCAAGTTCCGACCCACGCAGGTCACGGCGCGAAGCGCCGGCGGCAAGGTCACGCTGCGCTGGTCCCTACCGGACGCGGCACGGCAGGCCGGCACCGGGGTGCTGATCCAGCAGAGCCCCGGCCGGCAGATCACCCTGCCCGGGCTGCCGACCCAGCACACCGTGACGCTGCCCTCGAAGGACCGTTTCTGCTTCACGGTCGCGGTGCTGCTCGACCCCGCCAAGAGCGGCGGGCACGACATCGCGTCCAGCAGCACGACCTGCGTGGCGGGCTAG
- the purH gene encoding bifunctional phosphoribosylaminoimidazolecarboxamide formyltransferase/IMP cyclohydrolase, whose amino-acid sequence MDSINRRPIRRALVSVYDKTGLEDLARGLAESGVEIVSTGSTAARIAATGVRVTPVEELTGFPECLDGRVKTLHPKVHAGILADLRQGDHVRQLEELGIAPFDLVVVNLYPFRETVARPGVTPDECVEQIDIGGPAMVRAAAKNHPSVAVVVDPARYPDVLDAVRAGGFTYEQRKQLAAAAFAHTAAYDVAVASWFHEVYAPADEHRFPTFLAAAWDRKAVLRYGENPHQAAALYTDHRGGLADAEQLHGKEMSYNNYVDTDAARRAAYDFSEPCVAIIKHANPCGIAVGTDPADPIAEAHRKAHACDPVSAFGGVIATNRPVTRAMAEQVAEVFTEVVCAPDFEPEALEILTRKKNIRLLRCPEPYLATAEFRPISGGVLWQTADRIDAPGDDPAAWKLVSGEPADPATLADLVFAWRAVRAVKSNAILLAADRATVGVGMGQVNRVDSARLAVSRAGERAAGSVAASDAFFPFPDGLQVLIDAGVKAVVQPGGSVRDEEVVAAAKAAGVTMYLTGTRHFAH is encoded by the coding sequence GTGGATTCGATCAATAGGCGACCGATCCGCCGGGCGCTGGTCAGCGTCTACGACAAGACCGGGCTGGAGGACCTGGCCCGGGGGCTGGCCGAGTCCGGGGTGGAGATCGTGTCGACCGGCTCGACCGCGGCCCGCATCGCTGCGACCGGCGTCCGGGTGACCCCGGTCGAGGAGCTGACCGGCTTCCCGGAGTGCCTGGACGGCCGGGTCAAGACGCTGCACCCGAAGGTGCACGCGGGCATCCTCGCCGACCTGCGCCAAGGCGACCACGTCCGCCAGCTGGAGGAGCTCGGGATCGCGCCGTTCGACCTGGTGGTCGTGAACCTGTACCCGTTCCGGGAGACGGTCGCCCGGCCGGGCGTCACCCCGGACGAGTGCGTGGAGCAGATCGACATCGGCGGCCCGGCCATGGTCCGCGCCGCCGCCAAGAACCACCCGTCCGTCGCGGTCGTGGTCGACCCGGCCCGGTACCCGGACGTGCTGGACGCGGTCCGCGCCGGCGGGTTCACGTATGAGCAGCGCAAGCAGTTGGCCGCCGCCGCGTTCGCCCACACCGCCGCGTACGACGTGGCGGTCGCGTCCTGGTTCCACGAGGTGTACGCGCCCGCGGACGAGCACCGGTTCCCCACGTTCCTGGCCGCCGCGTGGGACCGCAAGGCGGTGCTCCGCTACGGCGAGAACCCGCACCAGGCGGCCGCGCTGTACACCGACCATCGCGGCGGGCTGGCCGACGCCGAGCAGTTGCACGGCAAGGAGATGTCGTACAACAACTACGTCGACACCGACGCGGCGCGCCGGGCGGCGTACGACTTCTCCGAACCCTGCGTGGCGATCATCAAGCACGCCAACCCGTGCGGCATCGCGGTCGGCACGGACCCCGCGGACCCGATCGCCGAGGCGCACCGGAAGGCGCACGCCTGCGACCCGGTGAGCGCCTTCGGCGGCGTGATCGCCACCAACCGGCCGGTCACCAGGGCGATGGCCGAGCAGGTCGCCGAGGTCTTCACCGAGGTGGTGTGCGCGCCCGACTTCGAGCCCGAGGCGCTGGAGATCCTCACCCGCAAGAAGAACATCCGGCTGCTGAGGTGCCCCGAGCCGTACCTGGCGACGGCCGAGTTCCGGCCGATCAGCGGCGGGGTGCTGTGGCAGACCGCGGACCGCATCGACGCCCCCGGCGACGACCCGGCCGCCTGGAAGCTGGTCTCCGGTGAGCCGGCCGACCCCGCGACGCTCGCCGACCTGGTCTTCGCCTGGCGGGCGGTCCGCGCCGTGAAGTCGAACGCGATCCTGCTCGCCGCCGACCGCGCCACGGTGGGGGTCGGCATGGGCCAGGTGAACCGCGTCGACTCCGCGCGGCTCGCGGTGTCCCGGGCGGGGGAGCGGGCAGCCGGCTCGGTGGCCGCCTCCGACGCGTTCTTCCCGTTCCCGGACGGCCTGCAGGTGCTGATCGACGCGGGCGTGAAGGCCGTGGTGCAGCCGGGTGGCTCGGTCCGCGACGAGGAGGTCGTCGCCGCCGCGAAGGCGGCCGGCGTGACCATGTACCTGACCGGGACGCGACACTTCGCACACTGA
- the purN gene encoding phosphoribosylglycinamide formyltransferase encodes MAEYQVPPLYQGPGRPARLVILLSGTGTNAQALLDACADPAYGARVVAVGADRDGIEGLERACKAGVPTFVVRTQDYPDRPAWDQALTDAVAAYEPDLIVSAGFMKLLGPRFLARFGGRVINTHPALLPSFPGVHGPRDALTYGVKITGCTIHFVDSGVDSGPIIAQAPVPVLADDDEVSLHERIKSVERTLLVETVGRLVREGYRIEGRRVQIGGFDQ; translated from the coding sequence GTGGCGGAATATCAGGTTCCACCGTTGTACCAGGGTCCAGGCCGCCCGGCCCGGCTCGTGATCCTGCTGTCCGGCACGGGCACCAACGCCCAGGCCCTGCTCGACGCGTGCGCAGACCCCGCGTATGGCGCGCGGGTCGTGGCCGTGGGCGCGGACCGGGACGGGATCGAGGGCCTGGAGCGGGCGTGCAAGGCGGGCGTGCCCACGTTCGTGGTACGCACCCAGGACTACCCGGATCGCCCGGCGTGGGACCAGGCGCTGACCGACGCGGTGGCCGCCTACGAGCCCGACCTGATCGTCTCGGCCGGCTTCATGAAGTTGCTCGGCCCGCGTTTCCTGGCCCGCTTCGGCGGCCGGGTCATCAACACGCATCCGGCGCTGCTGCCGTCGTTCCCCGGCGTCCACGGTCCGCGTGACGCGCTCACGTACGGGGTGAAGATCACCGGATGCACCATTCACTTCGTCGACTCGGGGGTGGACTCCGGGCCGATCATCGCCCAAGCCCCGGTGCCCGTGCTGGCCGACGACGACGAGGTGAGCCTGCACGAGCGCATCAAGTCGGTCGAGCGCACGCTGCTGGTGGAGACGGTGGGCCGGCTGGTCCGCGAGGGTTACCGCATCGAGGGAAGAAGGGTACAGATCGGTGGATTCGATCAATAG
- a CDS encoding DUF4190 domain-containing protein, translated as MTATERDQRQPGGSGRRLDVPVAPARLAAYAELATRPELPQRNAPGIAAVLLAVLGLFLCWALGIGAVPAIAGLACGGVALRRARAGQASRPLAVTGLVLAGLALAVSVFFLVVEGRQIRSAEDCFDRSRHPTWLDRQHCLEQQLRSGEGR; from the coding sequence GTGACCGCTACCGAGCGTGATCAGCGGCAGCCAGGCGGTTCGGGCAGGCGCCTGGACGTGCCCGTAGCCCCGGCGCGGCTCGCGGCGTACGCAGAGCTGGCCACCCGACCGGAACTGCCGCAACGCAACGCCCCGGGGATCGCCGCCGTGCTGCTGGCGGTCCTCGGCCTGTTCCTCTGCTGGGCGCTCGGCATCGGGGCCGTGCCCGCGATCGCCGGCCTGGCCTGCGGCGGCGTCGCGCTGCGCCGCGCACGTGCCGGTCAGGCCAGCCGGCCGCTCGCGGTGACCGGCCTGGTCCTGGCCGGCCTGGCCCTGGCCGTCTCGGTGTTCTTCCTCGTCGTCGAGGGCCGGCAGATCCGCTCGGCCGAGGACTGCTTCGACCGGTCGAGGCACCCGACGTGGCTGGACCGCCAGCATTGCCTGGAACAACAGCTCCGCTCTGGCGAGGGCCGCTAG